Proteins from a genomic interval of Lolium perenne isolate Kyuss_39 chromosome 1, Kyuss_2.0, whole genome shotgun sequence:
- the LOC127330297 gene encoding uncharacterized protein: MAGMVGLDLNKFPDEMRLGGDYANGREGLDLNKFPNDMWLGGDDANGQQGDALSCEKVQNGRGYTRVDGTGESSTLANQVHDNAVTKAFGANNYVAVPTDATISPLSAPKGHGHRKVPRPIFETQWKRCTRNNKEGYIFEALPDRKKRRKTSSVPKDKPPTMIPVTEVQHIRLEECHNVTKQLTEEHLDQHPKN; the protein is encoded by the exons ATGGCAG GAATGGTAGGCCTAGACTTGAACAAATTCCCCGATGAGATGAGGTTGGGCGGTGACTATGCAAATG GAAGGGAAGGACTTGACTTGAATAAATTTCCTAATGACATGTGGTTGGGTGGTGATGATGCAAATGGTCAACAAGGTGACGCATTATCCTGTGAAAAAGTTCAAAATGGTAGGGGGTATACCCGGGTTGATGGCACAGGAGAATCTTCGACCTTGGCTAATCAAGTGCACGATAATGCTGTAACAAAAGCTTTTGGGGCAAACAATTATGTTGCAGTTCCCACTGATGCCACTATTTCTCCACTTTCTGCTCCCAAGGGTCATGGTCATCGCAAGGTGCCTAGACCAATTTTTGAGACTCAATGGAAGCGTTGTACCCGTAACAATAAAGAGGGCTACATATTTGAGGCTCTTCCTGATCGCAAAAAACGACGCAAGACCTCCTCAGTTCCCAAGGATAAGCCACCTACTATGATCCCGGTCACCGAAGTGCAACATATTCGACTAGAAGAGTGCCACAATGTCACTAAACAGCTCACCGAGGAGCATCTAGACCAACATCCCAAGAACTAG